The Gopherus evgoodei ecotype Sinaloan lineage chromosome 11, rGopEvg1_v1.p, whole genome shotgun sequence nucleotide sequence AATTAGCACCCGTTTATCAGGAGGTGTCACCTCCTGGATAGCCCAGGCCATTACACTTCACCCAGCTCCCTTGGTATGGAGCACAAGAGCGGCATCTACACAGCAAGGAAAAAaccacggctggcccatgccactcCACAGGGTACAGagcccagcctgagcctggaagtctaccaGCGATGAAacagtcctgcagcctgagcccagccagctggcctgggtcagtcatgggtttttctttgctgcgtAGAGCTCTCCTTAGGCAGgtcagtcctcaggagacaaagCTGCTGTGTGCCCAGGGCAGAGACAGGAGGGTCCCAAGTGCCGCCCCctaatggcagggaattgatgaGGGGAGAGACACCCAGCTGATCACAGCAGGCATTTCCCACCCCATGCTGCTGAGGAAGGTGACAAGCCCCAAGATGCCTACCAGTCTGAccggggggaaattccttcctgaccccacatccAGTGACTAGCTAGACTCTGAGCACATGAGCAAGAACCACCAGCCAGGCTTCTAGAAGGAGGATTCACTGACCCTCCTCCAAGCACTGGCCCACCCAGCCCGGTGTCCCGCCTCTACCTGAAGCCAATTTCTGATGCCACAGAGGAAGTAGAAAAACAACCCAGATTCAGCTGACCAAGGCCAGAATCCACCACGCCTCTTGATAGATAGtaccagtggttaattaccctcactgctaaAGACCTGCACCCAGTCTGAGTGTATCCAGCTTCAACGCCCAGCCATTGAATTGTGTTAGACCTTTCCCAGcgagattgaagagcccattatcaaatctGTGTTCCCCTTGTAGGTACTGAGAGACTGTACATTATGCACTTGAGGGGGAAAACACTAAACATCAGAACGgctagactgggtcagaccaaaggtccatctagcctggcgTCctgtcatagaatctcagggttggaaggaacctcaggaggtatctagtccaaccccctgctcaaagcaggaccaaccccaactaaatcatcccagccaggcagggccagctccagcttttttgctgccccaattggtgaaaaaaaaaaagagaaaaaagaaaaacccaatcgAGCTGCCACCTAAGTGctaccgaagactgaagcggagcCGCCAAAgaggaaggacccaccgccgaattgctgccgcagacccggacgtgccaccccaacAACGGACAGAGTGCCGTCCCTTTCTgttggcagctccaggcacctgcttccttcgctggtgcctggagcaggccctgcagccagggctttgtcaagcctgaccttaaaaacattgaaggaaggagattccaccacctctgtcttcgaacagtggccaatgccaggtgccccagagggaatgaacagaacagggaatcctcAAGTGACACCTGCAGGCAGCTGACACCCTGAAGCATAAGATTTGGTTAGTCATTGTTCTCACCTGGAAGTTGCTGTTTCAGGCTGCTGCAGTTTGGAAGGTTTTCATTGTAACCCCAAGGTCCAGGGACTTGCTCTTTTATTTTGgtatgaaaactgagattctggagcacaggATGGTGGCTGTTGGGGAGTGCACGCTACGTCCCCCCACAGCTTCCCTCCAcctgaggcccagctgggaatcTGGAGCATTCTCCTGCCTCTCTGGGACTTGAATTTCTTTGCATCTGCACAAAACCAGGGAAATCAGGGCCTAGGGTCCAGGCTGTCATGGTGTATTAGGGCCCCTGGGTTCATGACAATGCAGCCTGTGATGTCTAGATGGTCCCTGTTGCTACCCCTCACTTTAGCTGAGGTTGGGCTGACCTGGAGACCCCCATATGGTGCCCAAGGGGGTTGGAGTCCTCTTCATGCAGCTATTCTACCATTGTCCCCTTGCACAGGCCCTATGGGTGGGGTGGTGGCTTGAGAACTGCTGCATGGACCTTGGCATGCAAGAGGTGTCTGCTGCCTTCCaccccaaaggtggctgcattttggtggtAAACATAACagctgggtcagaccatggtctaTCTTGCCTAGTAGCTTGTCTCCAGCAGTgaccagtaccagagcttcaagGGGAGTGTACAGAACTGGGCAACTAtgcagtgatccatccctgtcttcCACTGCCAGCTTCTGATGGAGCTTTGGGGACAACTAGAGCCtggagttgcatccctggccctcttggccaatagccacgatggacctgtcctccaggaacttctccAGGtctttttaacccagttataattttggccttcacaacatccccaggcagtgagttccacaggttcactgtgggctgtgtgaagaagcacttcctctTGAACCTGCTGCCGATTCACTTCATTGGCTGACCCGTGAAGGGGTAAATGGCACGTCCCTTTCCACGCtctccacaccagtcaggattttacagacctctgtcgtatccccccttagttgtctcttttccaagctggacaGACCTAATCTGTTTAATCTCTCCTGCGGCTGCTGTTCCAACCCCTCTATCGTCTTCATTTGGAGCCGGGGGCCCAGAACCGGAGCTGTGCGGCTGCTGTTTTCTctgcctgtgctatgcaggagctggggctgggtgaTCGttgtggttccttctggccctgGGATGAGGAATCCGCCTGTACAGCTGGCGAGAAGGCCCAGCCAGGGATAACAGCAGCTTCCCCTTCCCATTGCTGGGGTCAGCCAGGGACGGGGCCATTAatgtcccccacccccgtcccaataaGAAGCGCCCATTTCACATCCTTTCCGGGTTAAGGTGGTCCCTGGGGATCTGCCAAGGAAAGCCCCCCGCCCCCGGTCCTGCCCGCTGGGGCTGCTCCCTGGAGCCCCGGGTCCCGGCTAGCAGAGCAGCTTGGGGCAGCAGGGACCCTAACCCCGGGGCTCCCCCGCCCGCCCCCAGCCCGAGCCGGAGGTCCCCGCGGGGAGGCGGGCCTTGCAGCGAGCCCGGCTTGGATTGGCTGCGCCGGGAGAGGCGGGGAGCGGCGGGGCCGGGACTggtgcagcagctggtgcagagcCCAGATCGGGCGCAACAGCCGCAGCGGTGCGTCCTCCGGCTCCGCCCGGCGTCCTCCCATGGCCGGTGCCTGCTCCTGGCTTCCAGCCGCGCCCTAGACCGCTCGGCTGCGGCCCGTCCCAGCGCCCGGGGGAGGAAGGAGCGAGGATGGGCACGGtgctgtccctctcccctcccgccGCCTCGGGCAAGGGCGGCGGGGGGGCCCTGGCGCAGGAGGCTGCCCCGGCCAGGGCGCACGGGAAAGGCGAGAGCCGACTCAAGCGGCCTGGGGTGCTGATCTCCGCCCTCACCTGGAAGCGCCTGGTGGCCGCCTCGGCCAAGAAGAAGAAAAGCGCCAAGAAGGTGACCCCCAAGCCGGGCAGCGGGGGGGCTCAGCCCGACCCGCTGGTGCAGCAGCGCAACCGCGAGAACCTGCGCAAGTCCCTGGGGGCGCAGCAGGAGGCGGGCGCGCCCGGCACCAAGCCGGGGCCCCTGGCCGTGCCGGTGCCCACGGTGCCCGCCGCCCCGCCGGAGCTGCAGTCAGGCGGGGGCAAGCCGCCGCCCCCCCCGCCTCCGCCGCCGCCCCCGCCGCCCGGCAGCCGTGCCCCGGGCTCCCCGCGCCGGGTCATCGTCCAGGCCTCCACCGGGGAGCTGCTGCGCTGCCTGGGGGACTTCGTGTGCCGCCGCTGCTACCGCCTGAAAGAGCTGAGCCCCGGCGAGCTCATCGCCTGGTTCCGCAGCGTGGACCgggcgctgctgctgcagggctggcaggaCCAGGGCTTCATCACCCCGGCCAACCTGGTGTTCGTGTACCTGCTGTGCCGCGAGGCACTGCGGGGCGA carries:
- the CDK5R2 gene encoding cyclin-dependent kinase 5 activator 2, encoding MGTVLSLSPPAASGKGGGGALAQEAAPARAHGKGESRLKRPGVLISALTWKRLVAASAKKKKSAKKVTPKPGSGGAQPDPLVQQRNRENLRKSLGAQQEAGAPGTKPGPLAVPVPTVPAAPPELQSGGGKPPPPPPPPPPPPPGSRAPGSPRRVIVQASTGELLRCLGDFVCRRCYRLKELSPGELIAWFRSVDRALLLQGWQDQGFITPANLVFVYLLCREALRGEEIGSQGELQAAFLTCLYLAYSYMGNEISYPLKPFLVEGDKERFWERCLALIQRLSAKMLQINSDPHYFTQVFQDLKSEGEAGGRRDSGAKHWTISLDR